GGGTACCCTCTTCCCGGAAAGTGAGGAAATCCCTTGCATCACCTTGACTAGCACCTCTATAGCAAATGCCACCTAGGTGTTAACCTTGCTAAATGGCTCAGCTATACACCAAGTATGCAGAAGCTGTGAAATTCCTCCAGGGCAGACTTACTACACTGACACAGGACCACACACAAAAGGTGCGGGGTCTCAAGCCTgtaaacccagtactttgggcagctgaggtgggtggatccggaggtcaggagttcaagagcagcctggccaagatggtgaaaccctgtctctactaaaactacaaaaaaaaaaaaaaaaaaagaaattacgtgggcatggtggcaggtgcctgtaatcccagttactcaggaggctgaggcaggagaattgcttgaacctgggtggcagaagttgcagtgagccaagattgagtgACTGCTGTACTCCAGTGGGGagataaagtgagactccgtttcaaaaaaaaaaaaaaatagataagcgCAGAAAGATAATGGGGAGACGGGTAGAAGACACTCAAGGCGGGGAAAATGGAGTCGAGGCTTCCCAAAAAGGAGTGTAAAGGAATAGGTGGGAAacaggtgggggtgagggtgaggtGGGCTGTGGAGGATCTTGTGGCCACGTGAAAAACATGGGATCTGTTCTAGCAGGGGTTGGTTGGCAATGATTTTAAGTTGGGAGAAATACAAAGGTCCGTTTGATAAATGCACTCTCATTGTAAATACGTTTCCAACAAAACAACGGTTAAAAAGATTatgaagtataatggaatgtataTGTTACAAGTATGTTTCatgtatatgaaacaaaaaagtttCACAATTTTTAATGTCATAGGAAAGGTTCACAACATAATATTGAGTAAAATAAAGCAAGATACAAACCTGTATATGCAGTATGATCAACAATTTGAGGAAAAAAGTGTGTGTTATGCAGGTCTCTGCAACATTCCCACGCCTCCCACCAAAAACAGGACTAGTGTTATGTTTAGATGGAGGGCTGATAAGTGATATTCAtcttcttttttctacttttctctatATTTCCTAAAGTTTTCtataatctggaaaaaaaatcactagattAATGCAGGGTTCTGCGGGAAACAGATTAGAGAAGGTGAAGGTGTCTCCTGAAGGCCACTCTGGAACAAGTGCTTCCAAATAAAAGAGCTACGTTCTTTCCTCTTGAAATCTTTCCTTCTCACGGGAACCTTAAAAtatctttggtagagacagaTGATGACAAAAGATGAGTAACACAGGCTCCAGAGATACAAATCCTTAATAGGACACAATTGAAGGCCAAACACTGGGCTCTAACTCCAGCTGTGACCCTAACTTGCCGGGTTACTTCCCCTCTCTGGGTTGTAGTTTCCTAAATATTAAGAGTTACTAGATGATATTTAAGATTCTCAGATGGAAACACATCACTTCCTTGAAAAGAGGCCACACAAGAAATAAACGTGAATAGAAGCAACCTAATGAAAATGTACCAGTTTAAAAACTCAAGTCTCTCAGAAGATGGGCACTAAATCCACTCATGTAAGTATATTTCTGGTGGAAAGCATTGATACGTTGTAGGAGATGTCCTGCCTGTCTTCCCGTAGGCAAGCTTCCCAGTCCCTTCAGCAGTGACTGCTCTTGCTGAGGTGAGAGTAGAAGTAGCTGCCCCACTACAAACCCTGTATAATTTCCCCTAATTCCATTTTGTGATCTGAGTTAGAATGAAGCAGTGGTTCAAAAATAATTTAGACTTGGCCCCCTTCACACTCCTAAACGTTGAGGATCCCAATGTAGGTTTTATCTATTGATActgtatcaaaaattaaaattaaaaattgagaaaaactttattttttaactcactTGAAATAACAATAAGCCTGTGACATGCTAACATAAGAAACCtgtatttttaatgagaaataaagacgttttgcaaaacaaaaaaatgttagtGAGAAGAGTGGCACTGTTTACATTTTTTAGAGAACTCTTCAATGTCTGGTTTAATGGAAGACAGCTGGACTCATATCTGCTTCTGTATTAAGTCTGTTGTCCCATCTTGCTCTGGTTAAAGTATACATTAAAAATCCAGCTTACATATAGATTTTCCACGCACTTGGAAATGAGAGAAGTTATTGTAATATTCTTTTCAGGTAACTCTTGATCTTCTTTGATACTACACCCAAACTTGATAagtgatagtttcttttctttctttttttttgagacagagtttcgcacttgttgcccaggctggtgtgcagtggcacaatcttggctcactgcaacctctgcctcccaggttcaggcaattctcctgcctcagtctccagagtagctgggattacagatgcccactaccacgccccgctaatttttgtagttttagtggagacagggtttcaccatgttggccaggcttgaactcctgacctcaagtgatctgcccaccttggcatcccaaagtgctgggattacaggcgtgagccactgtgcctggctgacaagtggtagtttcttaaaaatcAGTTGCAAGGTGGAATCTGAAAACATGTCAGTAAACTTTTCCTATTCTGTTACATAAAAATCCATCAGTCTATCTTGTACTATTTCAATGAATCTTCTATCTATTCCCTGATTTTGTAACAAAAAGCAACAATCCTTTGGAAAATCATGGTCCAGGGAGTTatgcagatcttccaaatgttgacaaATGTATTTAGATAACATGAAAAACATCACATTTGTTAATGTCACTGCTTATCTCATCAGAAAGGTCTAAGTACTAAGAGGTCATCAAGCCCATGGTGGTGAATACAAGTTTTCTAGAATTCTATTGTTGGCTTGAAAACTCACATTTTCTTTGGCAACAGATACTGTCAGACATTTTCCTGAAGTCACAGACTCACttcttcattttcaagaaaatgtctgCTACAAACACAAGTCAGAATAATTGGTTTTCTGTCAGTTACTCTTTCAAGTAAAAGTCATGTTCCATGAAAAAGGCAGCTGGTTCAGCTCACAACACAAACCATGGCATAAGCGCTTTTCCTTGAAACAGTTATCATCTTTCACTGTGCTAAGGAAGTGCTTCCTGTGTACCTCCATTTACACTGCTTCCTTGTTCTTCCATCACACTCCTGGCGGGAGGCTGTGTAGGATACAATGCCTACTAGACTAGTACAGTTTGGTGCCACTGTCTTGAATAGTGGTAAGACACTAATGGTTTTACTCCTCTCCCATTACTCTTGCATCATCAGTGCAAATAGCCAACACAGCAAAAAAGGCACAGAACATCCTGGTGTCATTCTGAAATTGGTTTTGACCTTGCAAATCGCCTGAAAGGGTCTCAGCAACTTCCAGGACACCACAGACCACTCTCTGAGAACCACTGGACTAAAGCATCCAAAGCATCCCTTTGGATTGCCTATAAGGGCTGACTAGATAGAGTAAAAACAAgatttcaagaggaatgcttaaAGTCCATGAGATAAACTGTTTTAAAGTACTGTTACTGCAGAAGCATTATGCCAACTAAGAGACTATTCTCATTAAAGCAAGTCTCTAATGAACGCCTAAAAAAGTCAACCTTAACTTATTCTCTGGCATTCTCATGACCAATATATGAATATctgaaatgaattaattttttaaaatgttatttattattttttagatacagagtctcagtctgttacccaggcccgagtgtaatggtgtgatcatagctcactgcagtctcaaattcttgggcttaaGAGATTCTCTCACCTAAgactcctgagtaggtaggattacagaaatgtaccaccacatccaacactcaaatgaattaattaatgagtAGTTAATGTTCGTTCCTCATGGCACAAaattcaaaaagtcaaaaaatctaCTACATCTGTACTACATCAGTTCTCCTTTCCAAAGGCAATCAGTATTATCAGGTTTTTCTGTCTTCCAGAAATATTCTATGCATATAAAAGTATACACATCTACATAGgcacaaatatttacttttaaagacCACAAATGGAAACAGTGTTCACATGcttcaaaaatttaatttttaaaaaaagtttaacttaATGTGTTCTGGAGAACATTGCTCTTTCTCACCATATGGGATCAATTCCAAGAAATGGGATTGCTAAGATAAAAGGTATAACccaaatacatatttaattttattttaaaataacctttttttttttttttgagatggagtcttgctctgtcacccagactggagtgtagtagtgccatctaagctcactgcaacctctgcctcccaggttcaagggatcctcccggctcagctttccgagtagctgggattacaggcgtgcaccaccacgcccggctaatttttgtatttttagtagagacggggtttcaccatgttggccaggctggtctcgaactcctgacctcaagtgatccatccaccttggcctcccaaagtgctgggattacaggcgtgacccactgcatccagctttaaatattctttatttacaTTTAGGTTTCTAATAAAGAGGAGTCTAAGACATGCAAATTAGTGAGgattttttcatcttttgcaTATGAGTCATTCATACCATGAtgtgctactttttttttcagtgccaTAAGTGAGAAATGACTCTCACAACTTTCTCATAATGTTTGTTTAAACTTGAGCATAATGCCTTTATTCTGGGTGCAAGCCAGAGCTCCTGACCACTTGGTGGCCTGGTTTACACTTGTACACGAACTCTTGTTTTCTTGGTCTTACCATTTGGACCTCTGAATCATTTCCTTCATGCTGATAGGCTTGTTCTTCTGGATAGCCAGGAAGACTAAGCAAGAGAAGAAAGGGTTTTCAGTGGACAGTGACTTAACCCAGAGGGTGTGGCGCAAGAGCTGGGAGAGGGAGCTGCTAGGACTTGGTGCCCCTACCCTGAGCTGGCAAGACTGGGTGGGGAGCAATGACCAAGGAAAGCCAGGGTTAGACTAGGGTAACAGGGACAGCAGCCTAAGGCCCTAAGGACCTAACACTCTGTAGCAAAGACTAGGCTTTGAATTAAAAAACTGGCCAGTTTCTAGGTAAGGTTGGATGAAAGAATTAGgtagtgctttgtagttttcacaGCTTTCATTATTTTATCAAGTTCTGCTTATCATAATTGTTAAGAATGCAGACTCCAGAGGAGcgcacctgggttcaaatcttagctTTTACTTACTAGGTATGTCATCCTGGGAGAGGTACTTAATCTCCCTTTGATTCAGTTTTCTCACTATAAAGTAGATATATTAATAGTACCTACTGAGAGTGTTGTAAGCGCTAATGTGAACAGTGCCTGGGCAAGATGTAAGGActatgtgtttattattattattaccatcctAAGAGGTAGGGAAGCCTGGAATCAGCCCCATCTTTTCAGGAAAAATCAATATACTTTTGGAACTAACTTGCTCACAGACACAGAGATGGTTTAAGATGCAGTGACAGGGCTAGAGTAACTGGGCTTACTTGGATCATGAGTGTGCCGACGGCTAAGTTGGGGAGGTTCTGCTAGCTAAGAAGGTTTGTCTTGGCAAGCAAAAGGTCGCTGTCTGCCCACATAACTGGCCTGGCCTGACCTTTAGCAGGGCTCTGCAGCACAGCAGCAGACCttgcctttctattccactcacaGGAAAGTGAACGGGCAGGGCATACCTCTCTTGGGCAGCGGGCGCATGCGATTCTGGTGGCCCTGCCGTTCCCTGTCACTGTTGAATAGTGCATCCCGCTCGCTCTGTAACATGCTCTGCAGCTTTCTCTCCTGGACTATTAACTTCAGGCGCTTTATCCGCTCCCCAGTGCGGAAGATGAAGTCAGATCTGTGAAACTGAAGcgattccttaaaaaaaaaaaaaaaagaaaagaaaatgcccagCCTCACATTAATGATGCAATCTACTCTCCAAATGCCTGGAAACACACCACCTGCCCAAGAGGTTTGGGGAAGCCTGATTCAAATGCCGAGAAAATATCTAGAGTTGAAGAATCCTCTGACACCTCTCTATGGGGTAGAGCTCCAGCTTGGAACCCGCAGGGATCAAAGACATGCCTTCAGCATAGGCCAGGAACTAAGACTATGGCGATTACAACTCTCTGAAACATCAACGCAATACAGCTCTGCCCATGCTGCTATTTTAAAGATCTATTCAAACAAATACATCATTAATAACATTTCTTTATCCCCCAAGGGACATATCAGAAGAGACTTGGTTTCCTTTAAATCCAACATGGAGCAGAAACAGGAGCTGTGGACATGGAGGAACATGCATGAGGCTGCACAAGCATCAGGCCTCTGGGCCCTCCACACACAGGGACCCACAAACCTGATGAGCAGAGACACAAATCCTCCCTCCTGTGGCCTTGTCCCCAGATCCTGATGGTGATGCACCATCTATGGTTAAGAGTAAGGCAGCCTTTGATAGATGATGAGAAACCCAGTCCTCACGTGTGAAAACAGGTGAACTGCAGAGGTGCTGGAGAAGAGCGTCTCAGGCCTATACCTCTGCTAGCCAAGTCACAGAGCCAGCTTCTCTGCACCTTGCCCTTCTTCTCCCTACATGTAGGGCTAAAGTTAAGTCAACGTCACTGCACCTGCAGGTTTGCTCTCACAAACGGCTTCAGTGGGTCTCTGCCATCCTCTCTGCCTGGGCCTGCCAGGCCCCGACTGTCCAGGTGCTGCCCCTGCCAGTTCTGCTCCCGCAGTGGCTCCCTCCAGGGTCTGGTCTTGGTTATTGGTTCAAACCAGGAGATGCCAGGGCCACAAGTATTGGGCACGTTTTCCTTCTTTGATCCAGACTCCACATTTTCCACAGGAACAAACCAGGAAACTCCTACAGGAAATAGTTTTTAGaaggaaaacagatttttcaCTCTTTTACAGCCCCACCCAGCTCTCATCAAGAACATGCATATAATGCAGGCTCTTAGGGATCTCAGCGGTCAGCAGCCACAGGGTGCCCTTGAGTCCTGTTTCTCTACAGGGATGACTATGTAACTACAGTGCTGGACTTTGAAAACCTGACAAGGTGGTGGCTGGGGGTAGGTGGGGGCCACGTAAAGTCACTTGGAAACACAGAGTCAGCATGACAGGGGACTTGAAATTCACTAGTTTCTCTACTACAAGATCTGGATTGAGAAACTAACCTTCATGGGAATTCTTCTCgttcttttttaactttctttcccCAGGATAACCATTAAAGAGCATTTTCTCTTCACGTTTTTCTTCTGACCAAGAAGTCACATCACTGTACTCTTCCAATTTAGCCTCACTGGAACTTGGAGTTGGGAAAGTTATCCCAACATCTCGAATGTGTTTTTTGGTACCATTCACAATCTCCAAGTTACCTGAGGGGAAGGATCATAGGTGTCTCTGGGAGTAACCTTGCAGTTGAGTTGACAGGTTTATTCAAGTGAGTAAGTCAATTCTtcttaatgtttcaaaaatacAATCCCTTTTGGTAGTCACCCAGGTAAGGAAGAGGTTGACAGAAGTAAAGACAGGATTTGAGGCGAGGAAACAAATCAAGATGAAAGtttatttactgttattttataaAACCAAAAGTATAGAAAGGCAATAGCTAAAAATCCTCCTTCCTACTTCTGGTCTCCATTTACTCTGTTCACAACCCCATATGGTTCCAGAGAATTCGTTTTGCacatttaagcaattctcttccctcctttatttcttttattaaaaaaattcatattgtAGTATGCTATACACTGTTCTGTACCTTTTCTTAAAATCAATTATATGCCTTGGAGAACTTTCCATGTTAGTACAGAGAGAGCTTCCTCATTCTATGTAGAATTTCATTCATTATCTAGATATACAATAATTTATGTAATCATTCAGCTATTGAGGAACACCTAAGTTCATTTTAATCTTCTGCTATA
This genomic window from Pongo pygmaeus isolate AG05252 chromosome 12, NHGRI_mPonPyg2-v2.0_pri, whole genome shotgun sequence contains:
- the LOC129030009 gene encoding putative ALMS1-like protein → MLNKGTQAGNLEIVNGTKKHIRDVGITFPTPSSSEAKLEEYSDVTSWSEEKREEKMLFNGYPGERKLKKNEKNSHEGVSWFVPVENVESGSKKENVPNTCGPGISWFEPITKTRPWREPLREQNWQGQHLDSRGLAGPGREDGRDPLKPFVRANLQESLQFHRSDFIFRTGERIKRLKLIVQERKLQSMLQSERDALFNSDRERQGHQNRMRPLPKRVFLAIQKNKPISMKEMIQRSKW